TTGAAAAAGACCATTACTGGCTCAAAGATTTTACCATTGTAAATATATTTTACTGGAGGAGGGTGCTATGATTCTGCAATTTTTTGTTATCTTTTTTGTATTTCTTTTTTATTCAACAGGTTTTTGTGAGGATTCAACAAAAATCTATCAGCTTGATGAAATTACTGTTTCAGAGGAAAAAATCAAGGAAGAACAATCAACTCCAAATGCTACAGTTGTTATTCCAGAGCTACTTCTTCAAGGAATAAGCTCTAATCTTGATGGAGCCCTTTTTAGGCAGCCTGGAGTAGATGTCCAGAGGCTTCAAGAAATTGGTGGCGCCCTGGATGATGATTCAATTAAAATAAGAGGATTTGGTTCAAGAAGAATCACTCTTGCCTATGATGGAAGAATTCTTAATACTCCCGGAACAGCTGGTGGATATTTTATTGACTGGACAACTGTACCACTTACGAACATAGAGAAAATTTACATTATAAAGGGAGTAAGTGATCCGAGATATGGAAATACTCTTGGTGGAGTTATTAATCTCATAACCAGAAAACCTTTAGAAAAGCCCGAGTTTGAAGTTCAGGCAATGAAGGCAAGATATGATACGGATAAGTTTAGCTTTTTTCATTCATGGAAGCCATCACGATTTGAATACTCAATAAGTGGTAACTATGTTAAAAGCGATGGATACTTGAGAAATGGTCATTTTGAAGTTAAGAATTTTAATATTTATGCAGGATATAATCTACCATGGGATGGAAAAATTAAAACAAATTTTGGATATTCATGGGTTAAAAAGGGATTTATTGTGAACAACAGACAATCAAAAGACTATGATAA
The nucleotide sequence above comes from Thermodesulfovibrio aggregans. Encoded proteins:
- a CDS encoding TonB-dependent receptor; translated protein: MILQFFVIFFVFLFYSTGFCEDSTKIYQLDEITVSEEKIKEEQSTPNATVVIPELLLQGISSNLDGALFRQPGVDVQRLQEIGGALDDDSIKIRGFGSRRITLAYDGRILNTPGTAGGYFIDWTTVPLTNIEKIYIIKGVSDPRYGNTLGGVINLITRKPLEKPEFEVQAMKARYDTDKFSFFHSWKPSRFEYSISGNYVKSDGYLRNGHFEVKNFNIYAGYNLPWDGKIKTNFGYSWVKKGFIVNNRQSKDYDNPDYDKPLDSRYPASDGEIMYGGMGVYPEDGSWWKRERFTFDIGYEQPVFGGVFDIRFWKNYAEREAYNTRKSSNRVFCKFS